GCGGTGAACAGGAACAGGAACACGACCTGCGACCAGAGAAGGCTCGCCCCCACGCCCTTGAGCGCGATTCCCTTGATGATCGCGATAAGATACTTCGCGGGTATGACGTAGGTGATCACCTGGATCACGAGCGGCATGTTGTTGATGGGAAATATGAATCCCGAGAGCATGAACGACGGCAGGTAGGTCACCATGATCGCGACCTGCACGGAAAGCACCTGCACCCTCGTGGCCGCCGATATCATGATCCCCAGCCCGGAGGTCCCGGCGAGGAACAGGAGCGCGAGCGAGGCCAGCTCCACGAAGCTCCCCTTCAGGGGAATGCCGAACACGAAATACCCGATCGAGAGGGTCACCACGATATCGAACATCCCGAGCAGGAGGTAGGGTATCAGCTTGCCGATAAACACCTCGTAGGGCCGCACCGGGGTGGTGATCAGGGTTTCCATGGTGCCCCGCTCCCACTCGCGCGAGATGGTGAGCGAGGTGATGAGGGCCGATATGATCGCCATGATGATCGCGATGAGCCCCGGCACGATGAAATTCTTGCTCTGGAGCTCCGGGTTGTACCAGATGCGGCTGCGCACGTCCACGGGCACGCGGATGTCGGTGAGGCCGGCGCGCTT
Above is a window of Spirochaetota bacterium DNA encoding:
- a CDS encoding ABC transporter permease yields the protein MKLNRSLMRILALADKEWTQIRRDLRSLLLSIGIPALLLLLFGYALTMDVKLVNTAILDQDRSALSRRLVEKFSHTEYLSILRYAESNREVDELIDSGAIVMALVIPPGFEKRFQSGKPADVQLIADGSDSTSSMVSMGYVKSIIFNFNQDMKIAELKRAGLTDIRVPVDVRSRIWYNPELQSKNFIVPGLIAIIMAIISALITSLTISREWERGTMETLITTPVRPYEVFIGKLIPYLLLGMFDIVVTLSIGYFVFGIPLKGSFVELASLALLFLAGTSGLGIMISAATRVQVLSVQVAIMVTYLPSFMLSGFIFPINNMPLVIQVITYVIPAKYLIAIIKGIALKGVGASLLWSQVVFLFLFTALVMAVSIKKFRLTLPEKGG